In Desulfuribacillus alkaliarsenatis, a genomic segment contains:
- the rpiB gene encoding ribose 5-phosphate isomerase B — protein sequence MKIAIAADHGGFSLKEEIKELLHKLGHEVHDFGTSNCESVDYPDYGLPAAEGVSEKRFDRAILICGTGLGMAIVANKVPGVRAVVVHDTFSAKATRQHNDSNVLAMGARVIGPGLALDIVSVWLETEFEGGRHQGRLDKIAAIEQKYCK from the coding sequence ATGAAAATTGCTATTGCGGCAGACCATGGTGGATTTTCGCTTAAAGAAGAAATTAAAGAGTTATTACATAAACTAGGGCATGAAGTCCATGATTTCGGCACCAGTAATTGTGAATCAGTCGACTACCCTGATTATGGCTTACCAGCAGCAGAAGGAGTGTCTGAGAAACGCTTCGATAGAGCCATATTAATTTGTGGGACAGGCCTAGGTATGGCAATTGTAGCTAATAAGGTTCCTGGAGTACGTGCGGTTGTTGTTCATGATACATTTTCAGCAAAGGCAACGCGCCAGCATAATGACTCCAATGTTTTAGCAATGGGAGCTAGGGTGATTGGCCCAGGCTTAGCCCTAGATATTGTCTCTGTATGGCTTGAGACTGAATTTGAGGGCGGTCGACATCAAGGCCGACTTGATAAAATAGCAGCAATTGAGCAAAAATACTGTAAATAG
- a CDS encoding TIGR01440 family protein, protein MSDLHNVYNDTLRAIEHLRQSTALTNKVVVVGTSTSEVAGKHIGTDGSLQIAEAIYRALFDCATKYQFQLAFQSCEHLNRALVVERTLQENKGYDEVTVIPIQKAGGSLATYAYKELSDPVLIEYIRADAGIDIGETMIGMHLKPVAVPVRYSNPYIGHARVLLAKTRPKLIGGARAVY, encoded by the coding sequence ATGTCTGACTTACATAATGTTTATAACGACACGTTACGTGCCATTGAACATCTAAGGCAGAGCACAGCATTGACTAATAAGGTGGTTGTAGTTGGTACAAGCACAAGTGAAGTAGCTGGTAAGCATATCGGTACCGACGGGAGCCTGCAGATAGCAGAAGCAATTTATCGAGCTCTATTTGATTGTGCTACGAAATACCAATTTCAATTGGCATTCCAAAGCTGTGAGCATCTTAATCGTGCTCTCGTTGTAGAACGCACCTTACAGGAAAATAAAGGCTATGATGAGGTAACGGTTATACCTATACAAAAAGCAGGTGGCTCACTTGCTACCTATGCGTATAAAGAACTGTCTGACCCTGTATTGATTGAATATATCCGTGCTGACGCTGGTATAGATATAGGAGAGACGATGATTGGCATGCACCTTAAGCCAGTTGCTGTACCAGTTCGCTATTCAAATCCATACATAGGACATGCACGTGTATTATTGGCAAAAACAAGACCTAAGCTTATTGGTGGCGCTAGGGCTGTTTATTGA
- the glyA gene encoding serine hydroxymethyltransferase, whose amino-acid sequence MHHLIHKDKEIADLIHKELERQRNKIELIASENFVSKAVMEAAGTVLTNKYAEGYPGKRYYGGCEHVDVIEDIARERLKQIFGAEHANVQPHSGAQANMAAYLALIKPGDTVLGMNLAHGGHLTHGSPVNMSGQYYNFVAYGVDSETHRIDYDEVEKLAVENNPKLIVAGASAYPRVIDFERMSQIAKKVNAYFMVDMAHIAGLVATGHHPSPVPYADVVTSTTHKTLRGPRGGVILCKEELAKAIDKAVFPGSQGGPLMHVIAAKAVAFGEALQPDFKQYSQNVVENAATLANALTERGFNLISGGTDNHLLLVDLRSVNLTGKVAEHVLDEVGVTVNKNAIPNDPESPFVTSGIRIGTAAVTSRKMDKAAMVTIADIIELTLKGPEHQPSLAEASKLVKELCDKFPLYASAKCSK is encoded by the coding sequence ATGCATCATTTAATTCACAAAGACAAAGAAATAGCTGACTTAATACATAAGGAGTTAGAGCGTCAACGTAATAAAATTGAACTTATCGCTTCTGAAAACTTTGTAAGCAAGGCAGTAATGGAAGCAGCGGGGACAGTATTGACGAACAAATATGCTGAAGGCTACCCTGGGAAGCGTTACTACGGTGGCTGCGAGCATGTTGACGTAATTGAGGACATTGCAAGAGAACGCTTGAAGCAAATTTTTGGAGCTGAACATGCTAATGTTCAGCCCCATTCAGGTGCCCAAGCAAATATGGCAGCTTACCTAGCCTTAATTAAACCAGGTGATACAGTATTAGGTATGAACCTGGCACACGGAGGACATTTAACACACGGAAGTCCTGTTAATATGTCAGGACAATACTATAACTTCGTTGCCTATGGGGTAGATTCTGAAACTCACAGAATCGATTATGATGAAGTTGAAAAACTTGCAGTTGAGAACAATCCGAAATTAATTGTTGCTGGTGCAAGCGCTTACCCAAGGGTAATAGACTTTGAAAGAATGTCTCAAATTGCCAAGAAAGTTAATGCTTACTTCATGGTAGATATGGCGCACATTGCAGGTCTAGTTGCTACTGGACATCATCCAAGCCCAGTTCCATATGCGGACGTTGTAACAAGTACAACCCATAAAACACTACGCGGACCTCGTGGTGGTGTAATCTTATGTAAAGAAGAATTAGCTAAAGCTATCGACAAAGCGGTATTCCCTGGTAGTCAGGGTGGGCCGTTAATGCATGTTATTGCTGCAAAAGCCGTTGCCTTTGGCGAAGCACTACAACCTGATTTCAAGCAATACTCACAAAATGTAGTAGAAAATGCCGCAACACTTGCAAATGCATTAACAGAGCGTGGCTTCAACCTAATCTCTGGTGGAACAGACAACCATTTATTATTAGTTGACCTAAGAAGTGTTAACCTAACTGGTAAGGTTGCAGAGCATGTATTAGATGAAGTAGGCGTGACTGTAAATAAGAATGCCATACCAAATGATCCAGAAAGTCCATTTGTTACAAGTGGAATTCGCATTGGTACGGCTGCAGTTACAAGTAGGAAAATGGATAAAGCAGCAATGGTTACAATTGCAGACATCATCGAATTAACACTTAAAGGCCCTGAGCATCAGCCATCATTAGCGGAAGCTAGTAAATTAGTTAAGGAATTATGTGACAAGTTCCCACTCTACGCTTCAGCTAAATGCAGCAAGTAG
- the upp gene encoding uracil phosphoribosyltransferase yields the protein MGNVYVTDHPLIQHKLSYIRDVKTGTKDFRDLVEEVSMLMAYEITRDLPLADKPIQTPLCEMTAKQIAGKKLGIIPILRAGLGMVDGVLRLIPAAKVGHVGLYRDPETLEPVEYYCKLPTDVEERELIVIDPMLATGGSAAAAIQFLKDRGAQNIKLMCLIAAPEGIAKVQEHHDDVDIYIAGVDEKLNEKGYIVPGLGDAGDRLFGTK from the coding sequence GTGGGCAACGTATACGTTACTGATCACCCGTTAATACAACACAAGTTATCATATATAAGAGATGTAAAGACAGGTACTAAAGATTTTCGCGACTTGGTAGAAGAAGTATCTATGCTTATGGCATACGAAATTACAAGAGACCTACCGTTAGCTGACAAACCAATCCAGACACCTTTATGTGAAATGACTGCAAAACAAATTGCAGGCAAAAAACTTGGCATCATTCCTATTCTGCGTGCTGGTCTAGGAATGGTAGATGGGGTACTTAGACTGATTCCAGCAGCTAAAGTTGGGCATGTAGGTCTTTATCGTGACCCAGAAACACTTGAACCAGTAGAATACTATTGCAAGCTACCAACAGACGTTGAAGAGCGGGAGTTAATTGTAATAGACCCAATGCTAGCTACTGGTGGTTCGGCTGCGGCAGCAATTCAATTTCTAAAAGACCGTGGCGCCCAAAATATCAAACTAATGTGCTTAATTGCAGCGCCTGAAGGAATTGCTAAGGTACAAGAGCATCATGATGATGTAGATATATACATTGCAGGAGTTGACGAAAAGCTTAATGAAAAGGGTTATATTGTTCCTGGGCTAGGGGATGCTGGGGATAGGCTTTTTGGGACTAAGTAG
- the wecB gene encoding non-hydrolyzing UDP-N-acetylglucosamine 2-epimerase: MTTYSQNEQREIRVLTVFGTRPEAIKMAPLVKALENDAKICSKVCVTAQHREMLDQVLRLFEIEPDYDLNIMKDRQTLTGVTTRVLSGLEEVLTSEKFDIVLVHGDTTTTMAASLAALYQQVAVGHVEAGLRTYNKYSPFPEEMNRQLTGVVADLHFAPTDTAKQHLLQENKPEKSVYVTGNTVIDALKTTVREQYSHEVLDKIPKGARMLLVTAHRRENLGEPLENICRAIVSVVEEYEDVHVVYPVHLNPRVRDTVNQFLSGHERIHLIEPLDVLDFHNFMKRSYLILTDSGGLQEEAPSLGKPVLVLRDTTERPEGIEAGTLKLAGTNQEQIYKLTRELLEDKELYLRMSKASNPYGDGYASERIVKAIKEYFSL; encoded by the coding sequence ATGACCACTTACTCACAAAACGAGCAACGCGAAATCCGTGTCCTCACTGTCTTTGGCACACGCCCTGAGGCTATTAAAATGGCTCCACTAGTGAAAGCGCTAGAGAATGATGCAAAGATTTGCTCGAAGGTATGCGTGACAGCTCAGCACCGTGAGATGCTTGATCAGGTATTACGCCTATTCGAAATAGAGCCTGACTACGATTTGAATATAATGAAAGATAGACAAACCCTAACTGGAGTTACTACGAGGGTTCTTTCTGGTTTAGAGGAAGTTCTTACGAGTGAAAAATTCGATATAGTCCTAGTTCATGGTGACACGACTACTACGATGGCTGCAAGCTTGGCTGCTCTCTATCAGCAGGTGGCAGTCGGGCACGTTGAAGCGGGCTTAAGAACCTATAATAAATACTCACCGTTTCCAGAAGAGATGAATCGTCAACTAACTGGGGTTGTTGCAGATTTGCATTTTGCCCCAACAGATACCGCGAAACAACACTTATTACAAGAAAACAAGCCAGAGAAATCAGTCTATGTAACTGGTAATACTGTCATTGACGCATTAAAAACTACAGTTAGAGAGCAGTACTCCCATGAGGTACTTGACAAGATTCCTAAAGGAGCACGTATGCTATTGGTAACAGCTCATCGCCGTGAGAACCTAGGTGAACCTTTAGAAAATATTTGTAGAGCTATTGTTAGCGTAGTAGAGGAATACGAAGATGTTCACGTTGTGTACCCAGTACATTTAAACCCGCGGGTGAGAGATACTGTAAATCAGTTCCTATCTGGGCATGAACGAATTCATTTAATAGAGCCTTTAGATGTACTAGACTTCCATAATTTCATGAAACGGTCATACTTAATCTTGACAGATTCAGGTGGTCTTCAGGAAGAAGCTCCTTCCTTGGGTAAACCAGTGCTAGTACTTAGGGATACAACGGAGAGACCAGAGGGAATTGAAGCAGGAACCTTAAAGCTAGCAGGTACGAATCAAGAACAGATTTACAAACTAACAAGAGAATTATTGGAAGACAAAGAGCTGTACTTGAGAATGTCAAAAGCGTCGAATCCGTATGGTGATGGATATGCGTCGGAACGCATAGTTAAGGCTATTAAGGAATATTTTTCATTATAA
- a CDS encoding AtpZ/AtpI family protein: MDKTPLKAIVLVTSIGIQFAAAIVIGVLIGSYLDGRFGTGQLFMVMGVFLGLAAGLLGAAKLIKPFLE, encoded by the coding sequence TTGGATAAAACCCCGCTCAAAGCGATTGTACTAGTTACATCTATAGGGATTCAGTTTGCTGCTGCTATAGTAATTGGAGTTCTAATAGGCAGCTATCTTGATGGTAGATTTGGGACAGGGCAATTGTTTATGGTAATGGGTGTTTTCCTAGGCTTAGCGGCTGGATTATTAGGGGCTGCAAAGTTGATTAAACCGTTCCTTGAGTAG
- a CDS encoding ATP synthase subunit I: protein MDNFHKNYKKVVVITAIIMLSVSVLWFFNPNPIYAGFVLGAAVSIINTYLLYRSVITVTEWKESDGNSLMRSSGMGWRVFFVIIAVIFADRVEGVSVFATVFGAFFAQIVAYIYFFINVYKTEYMKGGK, encoded by the coding sequence ATGGACAACTTTCATAAGAATTATAAAAAAGTTGTTGTAATCACCGCTATAATAATGCTGAGTGTAAGTGTTTTATGGTTTTTCAATCCAAACCCTATCTATGCAGGATTTGTTTTAGGCGCAGCCGTTAGTATTATTAATACATATCTTCTTTATCGAAGCGTAATTACAGTAACGGAATGGAAGGAATCTGACGGTAATAGCCTTATGCGCTCATCTGGGATGGGTTGGCGCGTTTTTTTTGTGATTATCGCTGTTATCTTTGCTGATCGAGTAGAGGGCGTTAGTGTGTTTGCGACAGTATTTGGAGCATTTTTTGCGCAAATCGTTGCATATATATACTTTTTTATCAATGTTTACAAAACAGAGTATATGAAGGGGGGGAAATAA
- the atpB gene encoding F0F1 ATP synthase subunit A: MDYVFPKWSPASLPWLEFNLSTVAMILITCVITYALCMWFIRGLSVNNPSKKQVIFETIYEFIRGVVASTMDMKRGERFVALAMTLFLFIFIANFLGIPLKVTASFTETTPFWESLGITKEVIEAQGGSAYVLFWTSPTSSASVTIAMAIAIVLLSHVLGVQYRGPAKHAKHFFQPNPLFFPLHIIEEGAKMLTLGFRLYGNIYAKEVLIAVILTMPLMYYYVGGFATMVIWQGFGIFMGTVQAFVFTVLSMVYISTQTADHH; the protein is encoded by the coding sequence ATGGATTATGTTTTTCCTAAATGGTCACCCGCTAGCTTACCATGGCTAGAATTTAACCTTAGCACAGTAGCTATGATTTTAATAACCTGTGTTATTACCTATGCACTCTGTATGTGGTTTATTCGTGGCTTAAGTGTCAACAACCCTTCGAAAAAGCAGGTAATATTTGAAACGATTTATGAATTCATTCGTGGTGTTGTAGCAAGTACGATGGATATGAAGCGCGGCGAACGATTTGTTGCTTTAGCTATGACCTTATTCTTATTTATTTTCATTGCCAACTTTTTAGGGATTCCATTAAAAGTAACAGCCAGTTTTACTGAGACTACACCATTTTGGGAGTCTCTAGGGATAACAAAGGAAGTAATCGAAGCCCAAGGTGGATCTGCTTACGTACTGTTTTGGACATCTCCTACATCTAGTGCTAGTGTGACGATTGCAATGGCGATAGCTATAGTTCTTTTGTCTCACGTACTTGGTGTACAGTACCGCGGTCCAGCCAAGCATGCTAAACACTTTTTCCAACCGAATCCACTGTTCTTCCCATTGCATATTATTGAAGAAGGAGCAAAGATGCTTACTCTCGGCTTCCGTCTTTATGGTAACATATATGCTAAGGAAGTATTGATAGCTGTTATTTTAACAATGCCGCTAATGTACTACTATGTAGGTGGATTTGCAACGATGGTAATCTGGCAGGGTTTTGGTATCTTTATGGGTACTGTTCAAGCTTTCGTATTTACCGTATTAAGTATGGTGTACATTTCAACACAGACAGCCGACCATCATTAG
- the atpE gene encoding F0F1 ATP synthase subunit C: MEVGAGIALAVGIIMGLAALGAALGVSRVASQTIEGIARQPEAKGSLQTTMFIGIGLVEALPIIATVIAFMLLGNL, encoded by the coding sequence ATGGAAGTAGGAGCAGGTATCGCTTTAGCAGTTGGTATTATCATGGGTCTTGCAGCTTTAGGAGCAGCTTTAGGTGTAAGTAGAGTTGCATCTCAAACAATTGAAGGAATTGCCCGTCAACCAGAGGCAAAAGGATCACTTCAAACAACAATGTTTATCGGTATTGGTCTTGTAGAGGCATTACCTATTATCGCAACGGTAATCGCATTTATGCTATTAGGTAATCTGTAA
- the atpF gene encoding F0F1 ATP synthase subunit B — MEFQVGTMIAQLFAFLVLFLLLRKFAFAPLAKAIQDRQDHIEKQIKDAEDQRIQAEKLQAEHRQEMVKAREEALEIVERGRKQSEKQASDILAAAKAETDRMKETAKLEITKEKEQALAELRDQIGSMSVLIASKIIEKDMDEAEHNALIDKYLKEVGKGV, encoded by the coding sequence ATGGAATTTCAAGTTGGAACAATGATTGCTCAGCTCTTCGCCTTCCTTGTATTATTCTTACTATTACGCAAATTTGCTTTTGCACCACTAGCTAAAGCCATTCAAGATCGTCAAGATCACATTGAGAAACAGATTAAAGATGCCGAAGATCAGCGCATCCAAGCTGAAAAGCTTCAGGCTGAACATAGACAAGAAATGGTGAAAGCGCGTGAAGAAGCGTTAGAAATCGTTGAACGCGGACGCAAGCAAAGTGAAAAGCAAGCTAGTGATATATTAGCAGCAGCTAAGGCAGAGACAGATCGCATGAAGGAAACTGCAAAGCTTGAGATTACTAAGGAAAAGGAACAAGCCTTAGCAGAGCTACGCGATCAAATCGGTTCTATGTCTGTTCTGATAGCGTCTAAGATTATCGAGAAAGATATGGACGAAGCTGAGCATAACGCACTTATAGATAAATACCTTAAAGAGGTAGGTAAGGGCGTATGA
- a CDS encoding F0F1 ATP synthase subunit delta, with protein sequence MIQTTVATRYAEALFAIAKENNSFDQLELELTTIDQAMEANEDFKKLLNHPHVAKEDKKRLLADVFATSISEVTVNFLNLLIDKQRQDIFSQIVKSFIVISNEARGIADATVVSVSALTDTQLEQIRATFKELIGKDLRITTEIDKDIIGGFIVRIGDRVYDSSIKTQLDRFKVSLREAQVGR encoded by the coding sequence ATGATACAAACAACAGTAGCAACGCGATATGCGGAAGCCCTGTTTGCTATCGCAAAGGAGAATAACTCCTTTGACCAATTAGAGCTTGAACTTACAACGATTGATCAGGCGATGGAAGCGAATGAAGATTTCAAGAAGCTTCTTAATCACCCACACGTTGCTAAGGAAGACAAGAAACGCTTACTAGCCGATGTATTTGCAACTAGCATCTCAGAGGTTACAGTGAACTTTCTAAATCTTCTAATTGATAAACAGCGACAGGATATATTCTCACAAATCGTAAAATCATTTATCGTGATTTCCAATGAAGCACGAGGCATAGCGGATGCAACTGTTGTATCTGTAAGTGCTTTAACTGACACACAATTAGAGCAAATTCGTGCAACCTTTAAAGAGCTTATTGGAAAAGATCTTCGTATAACCACCGAGATTGATAAAGATATCATCGGCGGTTTTATAGTACGTATTGGAGATCGTGTTTATGATAGCAGCATTAAAACGCAATTAGATCGTTTTAAAGTTTCATTACGCGAAGCTCAAGTCGGTAGATAG
- the atpA gene encoding F0F1 ATP synthase subunit alpha, translating to MSIRPEEISSLIKKQIENYKSDIQVSDVGTVMQVGDGIARIHGLEKAMAGELLEFSNGSYGMVLNLEEDNVGSVIMGPFKDIREGDQVKRTGRIMEVPVGEELVGRVVNAIGQPVDGKGPINAKSFRPVESPAPGVIDRKSVHEPLQTGIKAIDSMIPIGRGQRELIIGDRQTGKTTIAIDTILNQKGKDVICIYVAIGQKQSTVANVVETLRKHGAMDYTIVVTASASDPAPLLFLAPYTGCSMGEYFMYKGGHVLCVYDDLTKQAAAYRELSLLLRRPPGREAYPGDVFYLHSRLLERAAKLSDANGGGSLTALPFIETQAGDVSAYIPTNVISITDGQIFLESDLFYSGIRPAINAGISVSRVGGSAQIKAMKKVAGPLRLDLAQYRELAAFAQFGSDLDKATQARLERGKRTEEILKQGENKPMEVEDQVISIYAVTKGHLDDIPVADVLRFEKEFLAFLEQEAPQIQTSIREQKEMTKETEDQLIAAIDKFKKGFAIKG from the coding sequence ATGAGTATCAGACCAGAAGAAATCAGTTCGCTGATCAAAAAGCAGATTGAAAACTATAAATCTGATATCCAGGTTTCTGATGTCGGTACTGTAATGCAAGTTGGTGACGGGATTGCTCGTATCCATGGCTTAGAAAAAGCTATGGCTGGTGAGCTTCTAGAATTCTCCAATGGCAGTTATGGTATGGTACTAAACTTGGAAGAAGATAACGTCGGTAGTGTTATCATGGGTCCTTTCAAAGATATTCGTGAAGGAGACCAAGTAAAACGTACTGGACGTATTATGGAAGTACCAGTAGGGGAAGAACTAGTTGGTCGTGTAGTTAACGCAATTGGACAGCCAGTAGATGGTAAAGGCCCAATCAATGCTAAAAGCTTCCGTCCAGTTGAATCTCCAGCACCAGGTGTAATTGATCGTAAATCAGTTCACGAGCCACTACAAACAGGAATTAAAGCGATTGACTCGATGATTCCAATTGGTAGAGGACAACGTGAGTTAATTATCGGTGACCGCCAAACAGGTAAAACGACAATTGCTATTGATACCATTCTAAACCAAAAAGGTAAGGATGTTATTTGTATTTATGTAGCGATTGGACAAAAACAATCAACAGTTGCAAACGTTGTGGAAACACTTCGTAAGCACGGTGCAATGGACTACACAATCGTAGTAACTGCGAGTGCGTCTGATCCAGCACCATTGTTATTCTTAGCACCATATACTGGTTGCTCAATGGGTGAGTACTTCATGTATAAAGGCGGACACGTTCTTTGCGTATATGACGACTTAACCAAACAAGCAGCAGCGTATCGTGAGCTTTCCCTATTACTTCGTCGTCCTCCGGGCCGTGAAGCATATCCAGGGGATGTATTCTACTTACACTCGCGCTTACTAGAGCGTGCAGCGAAGTTAAGTGACGCTAATGGTGGCGGAAGCTTAACGGCATTACCGTTTATTGAGACTCAAGCAGGAGACGTTTCTGCTTATATCCCGACAAACGTTATCTCCATCACAGACGGACAGATATTCCTAGAGTCAGATTTATTCTACTCAGGTATTAGACCAGCGATTAACGCAGGTATTTCTGTATCCCGTGTTGGTGGATCAGCTCAAATTAAAGCAATGAAAAAGGTAGCAGGACCATTACGTCTTGACCTTGCACAATATCGTGAGTTAGCAGCATTCGCTCAGTTTGGCTCTGACTTAGATAAAGCAACCCAAGCTCGCCTAGAGCGTGGTAAGCGTACAGAAGAAATTCTGAAGCAGGGTGAGAACAAGCCTATGGAGGTTGAGGACCAAGTAATCAGTATTTACGCTGTTACTAAAGGACACCTTGACGATATTCCTGTAGCTGACGTTTTACGTTTTGAAAAGGAATTCTTAGCTTTCTTAGAGCAAGAAGCTCCACAAATCCAAACGTCAATCCGTGAGCAAAAAGAAATGACAAAAGAAACAGAAGATCAGCTTATAGCTGCAATCGATAAATTCAAAAAAGGCTTCGCTATAAAAGGATAA
- the atpG gene encoding ATP synthase F1 subunit gamma: MREIKRRIRSVKNTQQITKAMKMVAAAKLRRAQERAEQAKPYAAKMAEVLSSIAKGTKDVSHPMLEKREVKKTGYIVITSDRGLAGGYNTNILRKAATEMQKHQSQNDYAVFAVGRKAVDYFKRREYPIVGEITGVTDYPTFADIKKITSTAVGMYAEGIFDELYVVYNEFVTAVTQVPTVQLLLPLDNVEASDEVEAQEQEISQKEYIYDPSATEVLEELLPKYAETLIFNAILNAKASEHGARMTAMGSATDNASEMIKTLSLKYNRARQAAITQEISEIVGGANAL, encoded by the coding sequence ATGCGTGAGATTAAGCGAAGAATTCGTAGTGTAAAGAACACACAGCAAATCACGAAAGCTATGAAAATGGTAGCTGCGGCTAAACTCCGTCGTGCTCAAGAGCGAGCTGAACAAGCTAAGCCTTATGCGGCTAAGATGGCAGAAGTGCTATCTAGCATTGCGAAAGGTACTAAGGATGTCAGTCATCCAATGCTTGAAAAGCGTGAAGTGAAAAAGACGGGCTACATAGTCATAACTTCAGACCGTGGATTAGCTGGTGGTTATAACACTAATATTCTTCGCAAAGCGGCAACAGAAATGCAAAAGCATCAATCCCAGAATGACTATGCGGTGTTTGCAGTCGGACGTAAAGCCGTTGACTACTTTAAGCGTCGCGAATATCCAATCGTTGGCGAGATTACAGGTGTAACGGATTATCCAACCTTTGCAGACATCAAGAAGATCACTTCTACAGCAGTAGGCATGTATGCCGAAGGGATTTTTGATGAATTGTATGTTGTCTATAATGAATTCGTAACGGCAGTAACACAAGTGCCGACAGTCCAACTGCTATTACCACTCGATAACGTTGAAGCTTCAGATGAAGTGGAAGCACAAGAGCAGGAGATATCGCAGAAGGAATACATCTACGATCCATCGGCTACGGAAGTTTTAGAAGAACTATTACCGAAGTACGCTGAGACATTAATCTTTAATGCAATTTTGAATGCGAAGGCAAGTGAGCACGGAGCACGTATGACTGCCATGGGAAGTGCGACAGATAATGCTTCAGAAATGATTAAGACATTATCGTTGAAATACAACCGAGCACGTCAAGCAGCAATCACTCAAGAAATCTCTGAAATTGTTGGCGGTGCGAACGCGCTATAG
- the atpD gene encoding F0F1 ATP synthase subunit beta, with the protein MQKGRVLQVMGPVVDVQFEKGHLPEIYNAVTIDYKAKNENERDVSLTMEVATHLGDNVVRCVAMSTTDGLVRGTEVVDQGRAITVPVGRETLGRVFNVLGQPIDEAGDVVAQTNYPIHRPAPTFENLSTQEEILETGIKVIDLLAPYAKGGKIGLFGGAGVGKTVLIQELINNIAQEHGGLSVFAGVGERTREGNDLYHEMTDSGVISKTSMVFGQMNEPPGARLRVALTGLTMAEYFRDEEGQDVLFFVDNIFRFTQAGSEVSALLGRMPSAVGYQPTLATEMGQLQERITSTNKGSVTSIQAIYVPADDYTDPAPATTFAHLDATTNLDRKISELGIYPAVDPLGSTSRILTPAVVGQEHYDVARGVQIILQRYKELQDIIAILGMDELSDEDKMLVARARKIQRFLSQPFHVAEQFTGFPGKYVPVKDTVRSFKEILDGKHDDLPESAFLYVGTIEEAVEKAKKG; encoded by the coding sequence ATGCAAAAAGGTCGCGTATTACAGGTTATGGGTCCTGTTGTAGACGTTCAGTTCGAGAAAGGGCATCTACCAGAAATCTATAACGCTGTAACAATAGATTATAAAGCAAAGAATGAAAATGAAAGAGACGTAAGTCTTACGATGGAGGTTGCTACGCACCTAGGGGACAACGTTGTCCGTTGTGTAGCGATGTCAACAACTGACGGTCTAGTTCGTGGAACTGAAGTAGTTGACCAAGGTAGAGCTATCACTGTACCTGTAGGTCGCGAGACTCTTGGTCGTGTATTTAACGTACTAGGACAACCAATTGACGAAGCAGGCGATGTAGTAGCACAAACAAATTACCCAATCCACAGACCAGCTCCAACGTTTGAAAATCTATCAACACAAGAAGAGATTCTTGAAACAGGTATCAAGGTTATTGACCTACTAGCTCCTTACGCTAAAGGTGGTAAGATTGGTCTTTTCGGTGGTGCTGGTGTTGGTAAAACAGTACTGATCCAGGAGCTTATTAACAATATAGCTCAGGAGCATGGTGGACTTTCCGTATTCGCAGGTGTAGGGGAGCGTACTCGTGAGGGTAACGACCTTTATCATGAGATGACGGATTCTGGAGTTATTAGTAAAACATCAATGGTATTCGGTCAGATGAACGAACCACCAGGTGCACGTTTGCGCGTTGCCCTAACTGGACTGACAATGGCTGAATATTTCCGTGACGAAGAAGGACAAGACGTACTATTCTTCGTAGATAACATCTTCCGTTTCACACAAGCTGGTTCTGAGGTATCTGCCCTACTTGGACGTATGCCATCAGCGGTTGGTTACCAGCCAACACTTGCTACAGAAATGGGACAATTACAAGAACGTATCACTTCAACTAATAAAGGTTCAGTAACATCAATTCAAGCAATCTACGTACCAGCGGATGATTATACGGATCCAGCTCCTGCTACAACGTTTGCTCACTTAGATGCGACTACAAACCTTGATCGTAAAATATCAGAGCTTGGTATATACCCTGCCGTTGACCCATTAGGTTCTACATCTAGAATCTTGACTCCTGCTGTTGTAGGACAAGAGCATTATGATGTAGCTCGTGGTGTTCAGATAATCCTACAGCGTTACAAAGAGCTACAAGATATCATCGCCATCCTAGGTATGGATGAATTATCTGACGAAGATAAGATGCTAGTTGCTCGTGCGCGTAAGATTCAACGTTTCTTATCTCAGCCTTTCCACGTGGCAGAGCAGTTTACTGGATTCCCTGGTAAATATGTTCCTGTTAAGGATACGGTTCGCAGCTTTAAGGAAATCTTAGATGGTAAGCATGATGATCTTCCAGAGAGCGCATTCCTATACGTTGGAACGATTGAAGAAGCTGTAGAAAAAGCGAAAAAGGGCTAA